In Sphingobacterium zeae, one genomic interval encodes:
- a CDS encoding M16 family metallopeptidase, with amino-acid sequence MDILKKTIGIFSVLLVSFIQLKAQDLKQDPKLVRGKLKNGFQYFIYPNNTNNQQTAIQLFVNAGSLQEEDDQLGLAHFVEHMAFNGSKHYPKNEVITYLESLGVKFGADLNAHTSYDETVYKITIDSKSKENLEKALDIVSDWAFNLSFDSLEIEKERGIIIEEWRTKEGLSARLSDQTLPLIFSHSRYGIRKPIGTLDILRNFRRPTLVDFYQKWYRPNLMGLAVVTNQDPKAVEKMIKKLFGKAKNRKPEAKRISYSLANHTDTLFNIYTDKEANSIDFSYIGILPASKAVKTEADFFENLKRTAVNALLKKRFDRIAQLDDNYKSASMSVSDLLLNNGLSLGGATLYEGQIKSGISKYLKERERILRYGFTSSELSDYREQYKRQLQRAPENKELNATMMLSQLKDVFFTGQILMDKEARNGQLLRDLDRLDSLNLLHHLQSYFKPGNTAVMLTAPARLVADVPKESVLRQLFAESAQADLKKWTDHIEIPRQLLSVLPISGKVIHKKLINEVGVAEWQLSNGARFFLKKNDSRKNHIQLTAFRKGGFIALDSSDYVNAVYAKNIIGASGAGAFTRAALTKFLNGNSASATFMIAPNREGLSASANQKDIKSMFELIYLKWTQPRVDEKIFGSIKKQGLDAARNKKFNVMDAYNQAINKAIGADDLDENTLSVERIEKDLQIDRIVPVFKERFHSAKDFDFVLVGDFDIDSIQAFVEQYIAALPTGYYRSEQRIPAYKQRQDQEIVQYAGQAEKATVNLFYQTTSTHYDYPEILKNELLENVLKVKLRKNLREEQSGVYGVGVSVSATSEPTDLMRTRINFTCEPSRAEFLIGQVQVELDKIVKDPSYFVEELNNAKVQMYQVYDKQFGKDTFWSAELRNHIYYGFGTWSFFTSYKQMLDQIKAADIADYAKQKLNKAYKVKAVLLPENLKK; translated from the coding sequence ATGGATATTCTGAAAAAAACAATAGGGATATTTAGTGTTCTTCTTGTATCATTCATACAGCTGAAAGCTCAGGACCTTAAACAGGATCCAAAACTGGTGCGCGGAAAATTAAAAAACGGTTTTCAGTATTTTATTTATCCTAATAATACGAATAATCAGCAGACTGCTATACAGCTTTTTGTCAATGCCGGCAGTCTACAGGAGGAGGACGATCAGTTGGGATTAGCGCATTTTGTAGAACACATGGCTTTTAATGGCAGCAAGCACTACCCCAAAAATGAAGTGATCACCTACTTGGAGTCTTTGGGCGTAAAATTCGGGGCTGATTTAAATGCACACACCTCCTATGATGAAACGGTTTATAAAATTACGATCGATAGCAAGTCGAAGGAAAACTTAGAGAAAGCTCTTGATATCGTTAGTGACTGGGCATTCAATCTTAGTTTCGATTCTTTGGAAATCGAAAAGGAACGCGGCATCATCATAGAAGAATGGCGGACCAAGGAAGGCCTTTCTGCCCGCCTAAGCGATCAGACCCTGCCTTTGATTTTTTCTCATTCCCGTTACGGCATCCGTAAACCGATTGGTACGCTGGATATATTGCGTAATTTTCGTCGACCGACACTGGTAGATTTTTATCAAAAATGGTATAGGCCAAACTTAATGGGGTTGGCTGTCGTAACAAACCAAGATCCAAAAGCAGTTGAAAAGATGATCAAAAAGCTTTTTGGAAAAGCTAAAAACAGAAAACCAGAGGCAAAGCGCATTTCATACAGCCTCGCAAATCATACAGATACACTTTTTAATATCTATACCGATAAAGAGGCCAATAGTATTGACTTTAGTTATATTGGGATTTTGCCAGCGAGCAAAGCTGTTAAGACCGAAGCTGATTTTTTTGAGAATTTAAAACGTACAGCAGTCAATGCACTCTTAAAGAAAAGATTTGATCGAATTGCTCAGTTAGACGACAATTACAAAAGTGCTTCCATGTCGGTCTCTGATCTTTTATTGAACAATGGACTTTCTCTTGGTGGAGCTACCTTGTATGAGGGGCAGATCAAATCTGGAATTTCTAAATATTTGAAAGAACGCGAACGTATTTTGCGCTACGGATTTACCTCTTCGGAGCTGTCTGATTATAGAGAGCAATACAAAAGACAGCTTCAACGCGCGCCAGAGAACAAAGAGCTGAATGCCACTATGATGTTGAGCCAATTAAAAGATGTCTTTTTTACTGGCCAAATATTAATGGATAAGGAAGCCCGTAATGGACAGCTATTGCGTGACCTGGATCGACTGGATTCTCTAAACCTTCTGCATCATCTCCAAAGTTATTTTAAGCCAGGAAATACAGCTGTGATGCTAACTGCTCCTGCACGTTTAGTAGCAGATGTGCCCAAAGAAAGCGTTTTGCGGCAGTTATTCGCAGAGTCCGCGCAGGCAGATTTGAAGAAATGGACAGATCATATTGAAATCCCCCGACAATTGCTGAGCGTTCTGCCTATATCCGGTAAAGTGATACACAAGAAGCTGATCAACGAGGTCGGTGTGGCTGAATGGCAACTTTCCAATGGCGCCAGATTTTTTCTAAAGAAAAATGATAGTAGAAAAAATCATATTCAACTAACAGCCTTTAGAAAAGGCGGTTTTATTGCGCTGGACAGCTCCGATTATGTCAACGCTGTGTATGCCAAAAATATAATTGGAGCCAGTGGTGCGGGGGCATTTACGCGGGCGGCATTAACAAAATTTTTAAATGGAAACTCAGCATCGGCCACGTTTATGATAGCGCCAAATCGAGAAGGGCTATCAGCATCAGCTAATCAAAAGGATATCAAGTCTATGTTTGAGCTGATTTACCTCAAATGGACTCAGCCTCGTGTCGATGAGAAAATTTTTGGAAGCATCAAAAAGCAAGGGCTAGATGCCGCCAGGAATAAAAAATTCAATGTGATGGATGCCTATAACCAAGCGATCAATAAAGCTATAGGGGCGGACGATTTGGATGAAAATACACTTTCGGTCGAACGCATTGAAAAGGATCTACAGATCGATCGTATTGTGCCAGTATTCAAAGAACGTTTCCATTCAGCTAAAGATTTTGATTTTGTGCTCGTCGGTGATTTTGATATAGATAGTATTCAAGCTTTTGTAGAACAGTACATAGCGGCACTTCCCACAGGATATTACCGCAGTGAGCAGCGGATCCCAGCTTATAAACAACGCCAAGATCAAGAAATTGTCCAATATGCAGGCCAGGCCGAAAAGGCCACGGTTAACTTGTTTTATCAGACCACTTCTACACATTATGATTACCCTGAGATACTAAAAAATGAACTTTTGGAAAATGTGCTCAAGGTTAAACTCCGAAAGAATTTGAGAGAAGAGCAGTCAGGCGTATATGGCGTAGGCGTTAGTGTCAGTGCAACTTCTGAACCGACCGATTTGATGCGCACACGTATTAATTTTACCTGCGAACCTTCAAGAGCAGAGTTTTTGATCGGGCAAGTTCAGGTTGAACTTGATAAAATCGTAAAAGATCCGTCTTACTTTGTTGAAGAACTCAATAATGCTAAAGTGCAAATGTACCAGGTATACGACAAACAATTTGGAAAAGATACATTTTGGAGTGCAGAACTGCGCAACCATATTTATTATGGTTTTGGAACCTGGTCATTTTTTACCAGTTATAAGCAAATGCTTGATCAAATAAAAGCTGCAGACATCGCCGATTATGCTAAACAGAAGCTCAATAAAGCCTACAAAGTAAAGGCGGTATTATTACCGGAAAATTTAAAGAAATAA